The proteins below are encoded in one region of Cololabis saira isolate AMF1-May2022 chromosome 21, fColSai1.1, whole genome shotgun sequence:
- the ccnf gene encoding cyclin-F, translated as MNAGVVHCRCEKCYTVPARKRVRKRSPALTLLSLPEEIVLCVLQYLSADDLLSVRAVHSQLRDIVDNHSSVWARVSFRDTWPTPNTLWLYERAAEKGNFEAAVKLGIAYLYNEGPLLSDEGRVDVCGRKASQFFSIAESLRSPKVDPFTWVFIRPPWSPSGSCCKAVVFDRLKAESETNPEKRGPLLHCLARVLLLFEDDEKHSEVISMLEESSRAGCLQSSYLLWEHSRGKAIADPGRYLKCIRTLRDYAGKGCWEAQLSLAKVCGSGNPLRLESGARSDLVAQLFSSSNPVSRPGSQGTLRQDISDSMRYILVDWLVEVTTMKDFSSLTLHVTVGCVDRYLALWSIPKGRLQLLGIACMVVCTRYISKEILTIREAVWLTDNTYKYEDLVRMMGEVVSVLEGKIRSPTLLDYGEVLLFLFPPERRTAHLFSYICELSLLYSALTTPPPAKLACAALLLTRALHYYGPVWPALLVEYTGFSKQDLVPLSVLLYVKCFSQDVPKDNRHTSLTGVKQRFEDEAYQQISKEKVMDFKELCQILEIPEVEPQMEPPSPTAGQPADIHTFLASPSSTNKKRRDDGMQDHRGSFVTTPTAELSNQEEMLLEGILDWSLDSSCSGYEGDQEEESETEKDGDSSMISIKLHPLGDEDNRLEHCRALSSDEDSFCEAKGETNKKCQGQETFPLSTDQHSSGYSSVQSVSPSSICSSSLMPSTFKTLTTSVKATSANAQPGFRLLVPMQRPRGTSTKQVKRKNMAAHSGGEVEREEDLEGQYPANSGFLSL; from the exons ATGAATGCAGGCG TTGTCCACTGCCGTTGTGAAAAATGCTACACCGTTCCAGCCCGAAAGCGGGTCCGTAAACGATCTCCAGCCCTGACCTTGTTGTCTCTGCCTGAGGAGATTGTTCTCTGCGTGCTGCAGTATCTCTCTGCAGATGACCTCCTATCCGTCAGAGCT GTTCATTCCCAGCTGCGGGACATTGTTGACAACCACTCCAGTGTCTGGGCTAGGGTCAGTTTCAGAGACACGTGGCCCACCCCCAACACCTTATGGCTGTATGAAAG AGCTGCTGAGAAAGGGAACTTTGAGGCTGCTGTAAAGCTTGGGATTGCTTATTTGTACAATGAAGGAC CATTGCTGAGTGACGAGGGCCGGGTTGATGTTTGTGGTCGAAAGGCTTCGCAATTCTTCAGTATAGCAGAGAGTCTGCGTTCTCCCAAAGTGGATCCCTTCACCTGGGTGTTCATCCGTCCACCGTGGTCGCCCAGTGGCAGCTGCTGTAAAGCCGTGGTGTTTGATCGCCTGAAGGCTGAGAGTGAGACCAACCCG GAGAAAAGGGGCCCCTTGTTGCACTGTTTGGCCAGAGTGCTGCTGCTGTTCGAA GATGACGAAAAACATTCAGAAGTGATATCGATGTTGGAAGAGTCGTCACGGGCCGGCTGTCTGCAGAGCTCGTACCTGCTGTGGGAGCACAGTCGTGGAAAAGCT ATAGCAGATCCAGGAAGGTACCTCAAGTGCATTCGAACCCTCAGGGACTATGCTGGCAAAGGATGCTGGGAGGCACAG CTGTCCCTGGCCAAAGTGTGCGGCAGTGGAAATCCCCTGCGTTTGGAGTCCGGGGCCCGGTCCGACTTAGTGGCTCAGCTCTTCAGTTCCTCTAATCCCGTGTCACGACCCGGCTCTCAGGGAACCCTCAGACAAGACATCAGTGACAGCATGAG ATACATCCTGGTGGACTGGCTTGTGGAGGTGACGACCATGAAGGACTTTTCCAGCCTGACGTTACATGTGACGGTGGGCTGTGTGGACCGCTACCTGGCTCTGTGGTCCATCCCGAAGGGTCGCCTTCAGTTGTTAGGAATCGCCTGCATGGTCGTTTGCACACG ATACATCAGTAAAGAAATCCTGACCATACGTGAGGCGGTTTGGCTCACAGACAACACATACAAATATGAGGATCTGGTCCGAATGATGGGAGAGGTCGTGTCTGTGCTGGAGGGAAAGATCAGA AGTCCGACGCTGCTGGACTACGGAGAGGTGCTACTCTTTTTGTTCCCTCCGGAGAGGCGAACCGCTCACTTGTTCAGCTACATCTGCGAGCTGTCGCTGCTCTACTCTGCCCTCACCACTCCACCTCCTGCCAAACTGGCTTGTGCTGCACTACTCCTTACACGGGCACTACATTACTATG GCCCCGTCTGGCCAGCTCTGCTCGTAGAATACACAGGCTTTTCCAAGCAAGATCTTGTTCCCCTTTCCGTGCTGCTCTATGTCAAGTG TTTCAGTCAAGATGTTCCCAAAGATAACCGGCACACGTCTCTCACCGGGGTTAAGCAGCGGTTTGAAGATGAGGCCTACCAGCAAATCAGCAAAGAAAAG GTGATGGATTTTAAAGAGCTCTGTCAGATCTTGGAGATTCCTGAAGTTGAGCCCCAGATGGAGCCTCCCAGTCCCACTGCCGGTCAACCAGCGGACATCCACACCTTCCTGGCCTCTCCATCAAGCACTAACAAGAA gagACGTGACGACGGCATGCAGGACCACAGGGGGAGCTTTGTGACCACGCCGACAGCAGAGCTGTCCAATCAGGAGGAGATGCTGCTGGAGGGCATCCTGGACTGGAGTCTGGACTCTTCTTGCTCTGGTTACGAAGGAGACCAGGAGGAAGAGAGCGAGACGGAGAAAGATGGTGATT CTTCTATGATCTCCATCAAACTGCATCCGCTGGGTGATGAAGACAACAGACTAGAGCATTGCCGAGCTCTGTCCAGCGACGAAGACAGCTTCTGTGAAGCCAAAGGTGAGACGAACAAGAAGTGCCAAGGCCAAGAAACCTTCCCCTTGTCCACAGACCAGCACAGCTCAGGATACTCCTCTGTCCAGAGTGTTAGCCCCTCATCTATATGCTCGTCCTCCCTCATGCCCTCCACGTTCAAGACATTAACAACCTCCGTTAAGGCCACCTCTGCCAATGCCCAGCCAGGCTTTCGCCTCCTAGTGCCCATGCAGAGGCCTCGCGGCACCTCCACCAAACAAGTAAAGAGGAAGAACATGGCAGCTCATAGTGGTGGTGAAGTAGAAAGAGAAGAGGATTTGGAAGGACAATATCCTGCCAATTCAGGATTTCTCAGCTTGTAG